One genomic segment of Trichococcus shcherbakoviae includes these proteins:
- the queD gene encoding 6-carboxytetrahydropterin synthase QueD — translation MYILKTEHSFDIAHFLAGYAGKCANIHGHRWRVEIEVQAEELVASGQLDGMVVDFGDLKKDLKVAVDHLDHALIIEQGTMREQTLQCIKEDGFAVIEFPFRPTAENFAAHFYRTMAGLGYDVKRAIVYETPTNSAAYEESGVS, via the coding sequence ATGTATATTTTGAAAACAGAGCACAGCTTCGACATCGCGCATTTTCTTGCTGGCTATGCAGGCAAATGTGCAAACATCCACGGCCACAGATGGCGGGTCGAAATCGAGGTTCAAGCGGAAGAATTGGTCGCATCCGGACAACTGGACGGAATGGTAGTGGATTTCGGAGATTTGAAAAAGGACCTCAAGGTCGCTGTGGATCACTTAGATCACGCGCTGATCATCGAGCAGGGAACCATGCGGGAACAAACGCTGCAATGCATCAAGGAAGACGGTTTTGCCGTCATCGAATTCCCGTTCCGTCCGACAGCCGAGAATTTCGCCGCACATTTCTACAGAACGATGGCTGGCTTGGGCTATGATGTGAAGCGTGCGATCGTTTATGAAACACCAACAAACAGCGCCGCTTATGAAGAAAGCGGGGTAAGCTAA
- the queE gene encoding putative 7-carboxy-7-deazaguanine synthase QueE: protein MALQVVEKFVSINGEGRRCGQLATFIRFAGCNLNCGYCDTAWANDRKVAFDPMTAEEVYAYIKDTQVTNVTLTGGEPLLQQDVGVLLELLSQDPELYVEIETNGSVLLSKFSDLENPPSFTMDYKLPSSGMERMMALENFDYLTDKDTVKFVSGSMADLEKARELINKYKLTEKTCIFISPVFGEIELESIVDFMKDNQMNGVNMQVQLHKIIWDPNERGV from the coding sequence ATGGCACTTCAAGTAGTTGAAAAATTCGTCAGCATCAATGGTGAAGGCCGCAGATGCGGACAATTGGCGACCTTCATCCGGTTCGCGGGATGCAATCTGAACTGCGGCTATTGCGACACCGCCTGGGCCAACGACAGAAAAGTCGCTTTCGATCCGATGACGGCCGAGGAAGTTTATGCCTACATCAAGGACACTCAGGTCACCAATGTCACCCTGACCGGGGGAGAGCCATTGCTGCAGCAGGACGTGGGAGTACTTTTGGAGTTGCTTTCGCAGGATCCGGAGCTCTATGTCGAAATCGAGACGAACGGCAGCGTATTGTTGAGCAAATTTTCTGATTTGGAAAACCCGCCTAGCTTCACGATGGACTATAAGCTTCCTTCCAGTGGGATGGAGCGCATGATGGCGTTGGAAAATTTCGATTATCTGACAGATAAGGATACGGTCAAATTTGTATCGGGAAGCATGGCGGACCTGGAGAAAGCCCGAGAATTGATCAATAAATACAAGCTTACTGAAAAAACCTGCATCTTTATCAGCCCGGTTTTCGGAGAAATCGAGCTGGAAAGCATCGTTGATTTCATGAAGGATAACCAGATGAATGGGGTCAACATGCAGGTGCAGCTCCACAAAATCATCTGGGATCCGAACGAGAGAGGAGTTTAA
- a CDS encoding FMN-binding protein, giving the protein MDPKRKNKLKRKMRQFKKINFVRRIVQLVCFLLLPGFFIQIYSSTKALVVALLAGSFSLQANSVDLVVVLSVYPLTLLFGRFFCGWICAMGSLGDLLTSIRNGLKIKEHQLGESTDSKLKLIKYILLLFSIIFVWVLQIVAIPQGLNPLDAFGVLVSLENLDLLFTTFLIATILLIGILIASFFVPRFFCRYLCPTGAILSLVSLPRMLTIKKPRENCRNCNLCTQNCPMSIPLYKTDKSRSGECIECGQCVIGCPKKNCNMQFLGRDLNSKTLGAVTATSIVGLNYLGTITVSAMDFESAQTITTIAEAATQPSTGTSTGQYQDGTYEGSARGFKGLITVSVTVENGLITDIEDVSNNDTPSFFERCWSVVTGDIIEAQSTDVDAVTGATYSSVGIMDAVADALSGQTATASTASDSTKIEADTNEEAASSSSEESASSSVSAGQYADGVYTGSGTGFRGETIVEVTVQNGLITDITETSKQDDDQFFYRAWTTVIEEIITAQAVEVDAVSGATFSSNSIMEAVSDALGLAFENPNSSLPSGHGGH; this is encoded by the coding sequence ATGGATCCGAAAAGAAAAAATAAACTGAAAAGAAAAATGCGCCAGTTCAAAAAAATCAACTTCGTCAGGAGGATTGTTCAGCTCGTCTGCTTCCTCTTGTTGCCCGGATTCTTCATCCAAATCTATTCGAGCACAAAAGCCCTTGTGGTGGCACTCCTCGCCGGCAGCTTTTCCTTGCAGGCGAACAGCGTCGACCTCGTTGTCGTCCTGTCCGTCTATCCCCTCACCCTCCTGTTCGGTCGCTTCTTTTGCGGATGGATCTGCGCGATGGGCAGCCTAGGAGACTTGCTTACCTCCATCCGCAACGGACTGAAAATCAAGGAACATCAACTTGGGGAGTCCACAGACAGCAAACTGAAGCTAATCAAATACATTCTCCTGCTATTCTCCATCATTTTCGTTTGGGTTCTCCAGATCGTCGCCATTCCGCAAGGGCTCAATCCCTTGGACGCGTTCGGGGTGTTGGTTTCCCTTGAAAACCTGGATCTGTTGTTCACCACTTTCCTGATTGCGACAATCCTGTTGATCGGCATTTTGATTGCTTCCTTCTTCGTGCCGCGGTTCTTCTGCCGCTACTTGTGCCCGACCGGCGCCATCCTCAGCCTGGTATCCCTGCCGCGCATGCTGACAATCAAGAAACCAAGAGAGAATTGCCGCAACTGCAACCTTTGCACGCAAAACTGCCCCATGTCCATCCCACTTTACAAAACGGATAAATCCCGCTCCGGCGAATGCATCGAGTGCGGTCAATGCGTGATAGGCTGCCCAAAGAAAAACTGCAACATGCAATTCTTGGGGAGGGATTTGAACAGCAAGACTCTGGGAGCCGTTACAGCGACAAGCATCGTCGGGCTGAATTATCTTGGGACGATTACGGTCAGCGCGATGGACTTCGAATCCGCTCAAACGATAACGACGATTGCCGAAGCTGCCACACAGCCCTCCACTGGAACAAGCACCGGCCAGTATCAGGATGGCACTTACGAAGGCAGCGCGCGCGGGTTCAAAGGTCTGATCACGGTTTCGGTCACTGTCGAAAATGGCCTGATAACCGACATCGAGGACGTTTCCAACAACGATACCCCTTCATTCTTCGAGAGATGTTGGAGCGTGGTCACGGGCGACATCATCGAAGCGCAAAGTACCGATGTGGATGCCGTTACGGGCGCAACCTACAGCAGCGTAGGGATCATGGATGCGGTCGCCGATGCCCTTTCCGGACAAACAGCCACCGCATCCACAGCAAGCGACTCAACTAAAATTGAAGCTGATACCAACGAGGAAGCAGCTTCATCCAGTTCAGAGGAGAGCGCATCAAGCAGTGTTTCTGCAGGGCAATATGCAGATGGCGTATATACAGGCAGCGGAACCGGCTTTCGCGGTGAAACGATTGTGGAAGTGACCGTCCAGAACGGACTGATAACCGACATCACAGAAACCTCAAAACAAGACGATGACCAATTTTTCTACCGCGCTTGGACCACCGTCATCGAAGAAATCATCACCGCCCAAGCAGTCGAAGTCGATGCCGTATCGGGCGCGACCTTCAGCAGCAACAGCATCATGGAAGCCGTCTCCGATGCACTGGGTTTAGCTTTCGAAAATCCGAACAGCTCGCTCCCAAGCGGACACGGCGGACATTAA
- the mgtA gene encoding magnesium-translocating P-type ATPase, with translation MQEKVRINYWSVTPEEMLEAVHSNVNGLAAEEAAVRLKQHGRNTLRKQKKDTQLRAFLSQFKNPIILILIVATGISAATGEWIDAMIILAIVLASATLSFYQEYTAGNVIAELRAKVQAKSVVLRDGKPIEIASKEVVPGDIIKLSTGSLIVADGLILDSSNLFVNQSILTGESQPSEKKPDKVREDASLEERTNCVYTGTSVQSGNATMLVVETGASTEFGQISDKLSLRPPETEFERGVRRFGYLLTEIMLVLTLVVFAINVIMNRPAIEALLFSVALAVGITPQLLPAIISITLSKGSRIMAKEGVIVRRLTAIENFGSMDILCTDKTGTLTEGSIRLDGAADVSGQPSDEVFRLAYLNASLQTGMANTLDEAISASKDVDISAVKKQGEIPFDFNRERLSVIVQEDGQCIMIVKGALNSILAICTRVEIAGAESAMDEQIRSGIQQHYEEWSGQGIRIIAVAQKMVPMQEKYTVEDEKEMVLMGFLLLFDHPKADVSQTILDLARKGVSLRIITGDNKLIALHTAEAVGLKVTGVLTGSELMKLSDEALWAKIEATTVFAEVDPNQKERIILALKKKNHVVGYMGDGINDVPALHAADVSLSVDNAVDVAKESADFVLMEKNLEVLSRGIVMGRTTFANTLKYIQVTTSANFGNMFSMAGASLFLPFLPLLPKQILLINFLSDFPAITIANDSVDKETVEKPLRWDIHFIRDFMFVFGLVSSVFDYLTFALLFIGFDAKHGLFQSSWFTFSVLTELLVLLVMRTHKRFYMSKPAPLLLYSSIVVGIITLLIPYLPFHQYLGIEPIQPLLLLSLFLILGLYVIVTEVAKYYFYKAKAQPETKKVRR, from the coding sequence ATGCAAGAAAAAGTGAGAATCAACTATTGGAGTGTGACTCCGGAAGAGATGTTGGAAGCTGTTCATTCCAACGTAAACGGTCTGGCTGCTGAGGAAGCGGCAGTAAGGTTGAAGCAGCACGGTCGAAACACGCTAAGAAAACAGAAAAAAGATACGCAACTCAGGGCCTTCCTCAGCCAGTTCAAAAATCCGATCATCCTCATATTGATTGTTGCAACCGGAATATCGGCTGCAACAGGGGAGTGGATTGATGCGATGATCATCCTGGCCATCGTCTTGGCGAGCGCGACTCTCAGCTTTTATCAGGAATATACCGCGGGCAATGTCATAGCGGAACTCCGGGCGAAAGTGCAAGCAAAGTCCGTCGTCCTTCGCGATGGTAAGCCGATCGAGATTGCATCAAAAGAGGTAGTTCCGGGCGATATCATCAAACTTTCTACCGGCAGCCTCATTGTTGCGGACGGGTTGATTCTGGATAGCTCGAATTTATTCGTCAACCAGTCCATCCTCACCGGAGAATCCCAGCCATCAGAAAAGAAGCCGGACAAGGTCAGGGAAGACGCCAGTCTGGAGGAACGCACCAATTGTGTCTACACGGGCACGAGTGTACAGAGCGGAAACGCCACGATGTTAGTGGTGGAAACGGGAGCAAGCACCGAATTCGGGCAAATATCCGATAAGCTTTCTTTGCGCCCGCCGGAAACGGAATTTGAGCGCGGAGTAAGACGGTTCGGTTATTTATTGACTGAAATCATGCTCGTCCTTACCCTTGTCGTTTTCGCGATCAACGTTATCATGAACAGGCCAGCCATCGAAGCCCTACTTTTCTCGGTTGCACTTGCAGTTGGGATTACGCCGCAGCTTCTGCCGGCAATCATCAGCATTACGCTTTCGAAAGGATCCCGCATCATGGCGAAGGAAGGGGTTATCGTCCGCCGCCTGACCGCAATCGAAAATTTTGGCAGCATGGATATCCTTTGTACCGATAAAACCGGAACCTTGACGGAGGGGAGCATCCGGCTCGATGGCGCGGCTGATGTTTCTGGGCAGCCCTCCGATGAAGTGTTCAGGCTTGCGTACTTGAATGCAAGTCTTCAGACAGGTATGGCAAATACGCTGGATGAGGCAATCAGTGCATCCAAAGATGTGGATATCAGTGCCGTCAAAAAACAAGGGGAAATCCCTTTTGATTTCAACCGGGAACGACTGAGTGTCATTGTTCAGGAGGATGGACAGTGCATAATGATCGTGAAAGGGGCCTTGAACAGCATCCTCGCCATCTGCACGCGGGTTGAAATCGCTGGCGCCGAAAGCGCAATGGATGAACAGATCCGGTCCGGTATCCAACAACACTACGAAGAGTGGAGCGGTCAAGGAATCCGCATCATCGCAGTCGCCCAAAAAATGGTGCCCATGCAGGAAAAATATACAGTTGAAGACGAAAAGGAAATGGTACTGATGGGCTTTCTGCTCCTATTTGACCATCCGAAAGCGGATGTTTCGCAGACCATTTTAGACTTGGCGCGTAAAGGGGTCAGTCTGCGGATAATTACCGGGGACAATAAGTTGATCGCTTTGCACACTGCTGAGGCGGTAGGCCTGAAAGTCACGGGCGTACTGACCGGATCGGAACTGATGAAGCTGAGTGATGAAGCCTTGTGGGCTAAAATCGAAGCCACTACGGTATTCGCTGAAGTGGATCCCAACCAGAAGGAGCGGATTATCCTCGCCCTGAAAAAGAAAAATCATGTGGTTGGCTATATGGGCGATGGCATTAACGATGTGCCGGCGCTGCATGCGGCAGACGTCAGCCTATCAGTGGACAATGCCGTCGATGTGGCTAAGGAATCGGCTGATTTCGTATTGATGGAAAAAAATCTGGAAGTACTGAGCCGCGGTATTGTGATGGGAAGGACAACCTTTGCCAACACGCTCAAATACATCCAAGTCACTACCAGCGCCAATTTCGGCAATATGTTCAGCATGGCGGGGGCATCCTTATTCCTGCCGTTCCTGCCGCTGCTCCCCAAACAAATTCTCTTGATCAATTTTTTGAGCGATTTCCCTGCGATAACCATCGCCAATGATAGTGTGGACAAGGAAACAGTGGAAAAGCCGCTCAGATGGGATATCCATTTCATCCGTGATTTTATGTTTGTTTTTGGGCTGGTCAGTTCGGTTTTTGACTATCTGACGTTTGCCCTCCTGTTCATCGGTTTTGATGCCAAGCACGGATTATTCCAGAGCAGCTGGTTCACTTTTTCAGTGCTCACGGAATTGCTTGTGTTGTTGGTTATGCGTACGCATAAGCGGTTCTATATGAGCAAACCTGCCCCACTCTTGCTGTATTCATCGATTGTTGTGGGGATCATCACTTTGCTGATCCCATACCTGCCGTTCCATCAATACCTAGGCATTGAACCGATCCAGCCATTGCTGTTGCTGTCTTTGTTCCTTATCCTAGGCCTGTACGTGATCGTCACGGAAGTCGCAAAATATTATTTTTATAAAGCAAAGGCGCAGCCGGAAACCAAGAAAGTACGCAGATAA
- a CDS encoding DUF2500 domain-containing protein, translating into MGMSEDFELIMILASIGIISVFGYLFFNWVLNLTAVEVTENAKLIGKDTESASHMNGDSLMTTTSYVMTFEVDGGERITFRVGRGVYRKYVIGDYGRLTYKRKWFRQFERI; encoded by the coding sequence ATGGGTATGAGTGAGGATTTTGAGTTGATTATGATTCTGGCGAGCATCGGAATCATCAGTGTATTTGGGTATTTGTTTTTTAATTGGGTTTTGAATCTGACTGCTGTGGAGGTTACCGAAAACGCCAAATTGATCGGGAAAGATACGGAGAGTGCGAGTCACATGAACGGGGACTCTTTGATGACGACAACTAGCTACGTGATGACCTTCGAAGTCGACGGTGGCGAACGCATCACGTTTCGTGTCGGCAGAGGGGTGTACCGCAAGTATGTGATCGGCGATTACGGCAGGCTGACGTACAAAAGAAAATGGTTCAGACAATTTGAACGAATTTGA
- a CDS encoding FAD:protein FMN transferase, whose amino-acid sequence MNACERKYKRIGDSMQISFQAFGTYNQIMAEVDCLPLLEECRSLCEAIEAKFSAFQPTSAIAEISAQAGIRPVAIDEETFFMLKRAQDFSNLSKGAFDITIRPATALWGIGKKEDYVPDSQDLEQLNELVDYKGLVLDQKNGTAMLQKAGQQIDLGGIAKGYAADKARDHLVQKGCSSALINFGGNIATIGEKQNGESWQVGVQNPLAKRGEFIGTVSLTDQTMVTSGVNERFFIRDGKRYHHILDPRTCRPADSSLLSVTVVGNRSIDMDALSTALFVLGPDEGSKLAIQTGCHALFILTNREIFATEGFTKMLKRKV is encoded by the coding sequence ATGAATGCATGCGAAAGAAAATACAAAAGAATAGGTGATTCCATGCAGATTTCGTTTCAAGCTTTCGGTACCTATAACCAGATCATGGCGGAGGTGGATTGCCTGCCGCTGTTGGAAGAATGCCGGTCATTGTGCGAAGCTATCGAAGCCAAATTTTCAGCCTTCCAGCCCACGAGCGCGATTGCCGAAATTTCAGCGCAAGCAGGCATCCGCCCCGTCGCAATCGATGAAGAAACGTTTTTTATGTTAAAAAGAGCACAAGATTTTTCGAATCTTTCCAAAGGAGCGTTTGACATCACCATACGTCCTGCTACCGCGCTTTGGGGGATCGGCAAGAAGGAAGATTACGTACCTGACAGCCAGGATCTCGAGCAGCTCAATGAACTTGTCGATTACAAAGGACTCGTCCTGGACCAAAAAAACGGCACAGCCATGTTGCAGAAAGCCGGCCAGCAGATCGACCTGGGCGGCATCGCGAAAGGATATGCCGCTGATAAGGCTAGAGACCACCTCGTTCAGAAAGGTTGCAGCTCCGCCCTGATCAATTTCGGCGGCAACATCGCTACGATTGGGGAAAAACAAAATGGGGAAAGTTGGCAGGTTGGCGTCCAGAATCCGTTGGCGAAGCGCGGTGAATTCATCGGTACTGTGAGTCTGACCGATCAGACGATGGTCACGTCAGGAGTGAACGAGCGCTTCTTCATCCGCGATGGGAAAAGATACCATCATATTTTGGATCCGCGGACTTGCCGCCCGGCCGATTCTTCTTTGTTGAGTGTGACGGTCGTCGGCAACCGTTCCATCGATATGGACGCCCTGTCGACAGCTCTGTTCGTGCTCGGACCCGATGAAGGCTCCAAATTGGCTATTCAAACGGGTTGCCACGCCCTGTTTATCTTGACGAACCGGGAGATTTTTGCCACGGAAGGCTTCACCAAAATGCTGAAAAGGAAGGTATGA
- a CDS encoding OsmC family protein, translating to MPNQLFKVTSTSLNENYQVINKARGKSIVLDEPEAFGGTDIGLSPVEALLAGLGSCKAIAGRMFAAKLGIKLHELEIEVSGNLNTDGFLGDENVKIGFTDIHAVYRIKADNTEAEISHFVEFVESHCPVGDTLINPASISFDTTII from the coding sequence ATGCCAAATCAACTATTCAAAGTGACATCGACCAGTCTGAATGAAAATTACCAGGTGATCAACAAAGCCAGAGGCAAATCCATCGTGCTGGATGAACCGGAAGCATTCGGAGGTACGGACATCGGTTTGAGTCCGGTGGAGGCATTGCTTGCCGGATTGGGCAGCTGTAAAGCCATCGCCGGGCGGATGTTTGCCGCGAAGCTCGGCATCAAACTCCATGAACTTGAGATTGAAGTGAGCGGAAACCTGAACACAGACGGATTTTTGGGCGATGAGAATGTCAAAATCGGTTTTACTGACATTCATGCGGTCTACCGCATCAAAGCTGATAATACCGAAGCGGAAATCAGCCATTTCGTGGAGTTTGTGGAATCGCATTGCCCAGTCGGCGATACCTTGATCAATCCTGCCAGCATCAGCTTTGATACCACTATCATTTAG
- a CDS encoding MurR/RpiR family transcriptional regulator: MNQSHFFSNAENSIIHFLLENPDDLKNATTKDLATKTFTSPSTIVRLAQKLGFQGYNDFKIEFLAAVQQIDSPLVSIDANFPFKKADGITEISSNLSQLFVDAVKETNSLVDEDTYNQAINLLDQATFIDIYGVGSNQHLAYNFTLDMRRINKEVTTSTSQQEQLIKAATSNKDRVALIISYTGETKDILEICQLLKATETPMICISSVGNNSISDLCDITLNIVTWEKMFSKISTFSSSVSTLLVLDILYAGLFARNYDKNKKRLLQVKANTTGFRSKIQPLIEDV; this comes from the coding sequence ATGAACCAAAGCCACTTTTTTTCGAACGCGGAGAACAGCATCATCCATTTTTTGCTTGAAAATCCGGATGATTTAAAAAATGCCACAACTAAAGATTTAGCCACGAAAACCTTCACGAGCCCATCCACCATCGTGCGGCTTGCCCAAAAACTGGGCTTCCAAGGCTACAATGATTTCAAAATCGAATTCCTGGCCGCTGTCCAACAGATCGACAGTCCACTGGTTTCGATCGATGCCAATTTCCCGTTCAAAAAAGCAGATGGCATCACCGAAATATCCTCAAATCTATCTCAGCTTTTCGTGGATGCAGTCAAGGAAACCAATTCCCTAGTGGATGAAGACACATACAATCAAGCCATCAATCTGCTTGACCAAGCGACCTTCATCGACATTTATGGCGTCGGCTCAAACCAGCACTTGGCCTATAATTTCACGCTTGATATGCGGCGCATCAACAAAGAAGTCACGACATCCACCAGCCAGCAGGAGCAACTCATCAAGGCTGCCACATCGAACAAAGACAGAGTCGCTTTGATCATTTCCTACACCGGCGAAACAAAAGACATCCTCGAAATCTGCCAACTGCTGAAGGCTACGGAGACGCCGATGATCTGCATCTCCAGTGTCGGAAACAACAGCATCAGCGATTTGTGCGACATCACCTTGAACATCGTCACATGGGAAAAAATGTTCTCGAAAATCAGCACCTTCTCTTCCAGCGTGTCCACTCTGTTGGTGTTGGATATTCTGTATGCCGGCCTGTTCGCGCGGAACTATGATAAAAATAAGAAACGCTTGCTTCAGGTGAAGGCGAACACCACCGGTTTCCGCTCCAAAATCCAGCCTCTGATAGAGGATGTTTGA
- a CDS encoding DUF6198 family protein translates to MKVPSTEKKGNILFRGVTTFLGTSLISCGIAWMRFSGMGTDPFVTMNIGISESIGMDFGTIQMLANIAVLLVMLWFRPKLIHLGTLLGIFFVGYFSDFLLGMLQNLPDTLTMRMLGLLLGLIACCFGVAVYMTADMGLAPYDALGIILLEKLPLRLTYREIRIMTDLSCVAVGFILGAQIGIGTIITAFFTGPLINYFKKKVEPFLTFAQFQKTAR, encoded by the coding sequence TTGAAAGTACCATCTACAGAAAAAAAGGGTAACATACTGTTCCGGGGTGTCACCACGTTTCTCGGAACAAGTCTCATCAGTTGTGGCATAGCTTGGATGCGTTTCAGCGGAATGGGAACCGATCCGTTTGTGACGATGAATATCGGGATCAGTGAATCTATAGGAATGGACTTCGGAACGATACAGATGCTGGCAAATATTGCGGTTCTATTGGTGATGCTTTGGTTCCGGCCGAAGCTGATCCATTTAGGGACGCTATTGGGAATTTTCTTCGTTGGCTATTTTTCGGACTTTCTTTTGGGAATGTTGCAGAATCTGCCTGACACGCTGACGATGCGCATGCTGGGATTGCTCCTCGGGCTTATCGCATGTTGCTTCGGAGTAGCCGTCTATATGACTGCCGATATGGGTCTTGCTCCGTATGACGCATTGGGAATCATTCTGCTGGAAAAGTTGCCTCTCCGATTAACTTACCGGGAAATCAGGATCATGACGGACCTCAGTTGTGTCGCGGTCGGCTTCATCTTGGGTGCCCAAATCGGTATCGGAACAATCATCACGGCTTTTTTCACCGGTCCCTTGATCAACTATTTCAAGAAAAAAGTGGAACCGTTTTTGACATTTGCGCAGTTCCAAAAAACAGCCAGGTAG
- a CDS encoding glycoside hydrolase family 1 protein gives MTVNKAFPETFLWGGATAANQYEGGFAEGGRGLAASDLITAGSHTSSRKIYFTNANGKMDHITLGESLPLGAEPILKEVEYYPSHNATDFYHHYKEDIGLMAEMGFNSYRLAISWTRIFPNGDEEEPNEEGLQFYDDVFDECLKHGIEPIVTILHFDMPVGLAKKYGGWANRKMIDFYLRYSEVLFNRYKSKVKYWITVNEINVLGGFWTLGTYKKDDAKTENKGPILPTKYLPEEAAGKYQALHHLMVACSYANKMAHEMIPNVKIGTMLALSGIYPNTCHPDDVFGAYLFRRRALLFSDVMMRGYYPAYAKSIFDEYDFELIMEEGDEEILRNHPSDYLAFSYYRTTVYDRNSDITTTTGGQQGQPNPYLEKTPWGWPIDAKGFRFVLNELYDRYQKPLMCVENGMGNIDTIENGEIHDDYRIAYLRDHIAAMRDAVTIDGVDLIGYMPWGCIDLVSAGTGEMKKRYGFVYVDLDDAGKGTFNRIKKDSFYWYKSVIASNGSEL, from the coding sequence ATGACAGTGAACAAAGCATTTCCGGAAACATTTTTATGGGGTGGCGCAACCGCCGCAAACCAATACGAAGGCGGTTTTGCTGAAGGTGGCAGAGGATTGGCCGCTTCGGACCTGATTACGGCCGGAAGCCATACATCTTCCAGAAAAATATACTTTACCAATGCCAATGGGAAAATGGATCACATTACTTTAGGCGAATCTTTACCGCTTGGAGCGGAGCCGATCCTGAAAGAGGTCGAGTATTACCCTAGCCATAACGCCACTGATTTCTACCACCATTACAAAGAGGATATCGGGCTGATGGCGGAAATGGGGTTCAACAGTTACCGATTGGCGATCTCTTGGACGCGAATATTTCCGAACGGGGACGAGGAGGAGCCGAACGAAGAAGGGCTGCAATTCTATGATGATGTGTTCGACGAATGCCTGAAGCATGGCATCGAGCCGATTGTCACCATTCTTCACTTCGATATGCCAGTGGGGTTAGCCAAGAAATACGGCGGCTGGGCAAACCGGAAAATGATCGATTTCTATCTTCGCTACAGTGAAGTGCTGTTCAACCGATACAAATCCAAGGTGAAATATTGGATCACAGTCAACGAAATCAATGTTCTGGGCGGTTTCTGGACCTTGGGAACCTATAAAAAAGATGACGCTAAAACGGAGAATAAGGGTCCGATCCTTCCGACCAAATATTTGCCGGAAGAAGCAGCGGGCAAATACCAGGCGTTGCACCATCTGATGGTAGCCTGCAGCTATGCGAACAAGATGGCCCATGAAATGATCCCAAATGTCAAAATCGGCACCATGTTGGCCCTGTCCGGCATTTACCCGAATACGTGCCACCCGGATGATGTTTTCGGAGCCTATCTGTTCAGACGGAGAGCATTGTTGTTCTCGGATGTGATGATGCGTGGCTATTATCCGGCCTATGCGAAAAGCATTTTTGATGAATATGATTTTGAACTGATAATGGAGGAAGGCGACGAAGAAATATTGAGAAATCACCCGTCCGACTACCTTGCCTTCAGTTACTACCGCACAACGGTATACGACAGAAACTCCGACATCACCACGACAACCGGCGGCCAGCAAGGGCAACCGAATCCGTACCTGGAAAAAACGCCGTGGGGCTGGCCGATCGATGCGAAAGGCTTCCGTTTTGTTTTGAACGAACTGTATGACCGCTACCAAAAACCATTGATGTGCGTCGAAAACGGGATGGGCAACATCGATACGATCGAAAATGGCGAAATCCACGACGACTACAGAATCGCGTATCTGCGCGACCACATAGCAGCGATGCGGGATGCAGTGACGATCGATGGCGTCGATCTGATCGGATACATGCCATGGGGCTGCATCGACCTCGTTTCGGCAGGAACAGGCGAAATGAAGAAGCGTTACGGATTTGTCTATGTCGATCTGGACGATGCCGGCAAAGGGACTTTCAACCGAATCAAAAAAGACTCATTCTACTGGTACAAATCAGTGATCGCCTCTAACGGCAGCGAGTTATAA
- a CDS encoding metal-dependent hydrolase, with the protein MTGKTHVAIGTAASLLVTQPSTLKELFICLGVAIVGSVISDIDVTTSESHQTLDWILGLILAVSVLLAFAESRWSLGIFSAILNHSSYSRIFFGTVIFLGICIFGKEQPHRSFLHSILGLALLSMAVYILSPLLVPYFAVAMASHIAIDMLNHKRVKLFYPLPGGIRLGLCSASGIVNDWLFKIGSLVVIIEMVLLIGRMGLAFFS; encoded by the coding sequence ATGACTGGAAAAACACACGTAGCGATAGGGACTGCCGCCAGCTTGCTGGTTACGCAACCCTCCACGCTGAAGGAATTATTCATCTGTCTGGGCGTAGCAATCGTCGGGTCTGTCATCAGCGACATCGATGTCACCACCTCTGAATCCCATCAGACTCTGGACTGGATTCTCGGTTTGATCCTGGCGGTATCGGTCCTGCTGGCATTCGCAGAGTCCAGGTGGTCGCTCGGCATCTTCTCCGCCATCCTGAACCACAGCTCCTACTCCCGGATCTTTTTCGGGACCGTCATTTTCTTGGGTATCTGCATCTTCGGAAAGGAACAACCGCATCGGTCGTTTCTTCATTCCATACTCGGACTGGCCTTATTGAGCATGGCGGTCTATATTCTGTCGCCGCTTCTGGTTCCTTATTTCGCAGTTGCGATGGCGTCGCATATTGCAATCGACATGCTCAACCACAAGCGCGTGAAGCTGTTTTATCCGCTTCCCGGCGGTATCCGCCTCGGTTTGTGCAGCGCGAGCGGCATCGTGAACGACTGGTTGTTCAAAATCGGCAGTCTGGTAGTCATCATCGAAATGGTATTGCTGATCGGCAGGATGGGATTGGCATTCTTTTCATAG